DNA sequence from the Gordonia polyisoprenivorans genome:
CCGTGGAGGTACTCATGACACAGCACCTGGCGATGTCCGACGAAGAGTTCGACGGACAGTTCAGTCGCACACTGCAGGCCGCGGCCGTCGGCGCCGCCGATCTCGGCGAAGCCCACGCCACCGCTGACCTGATCGGCGGAAGGTACAACACGCAACGCTGGTACACCCACTGGATGGCCCGCGCCGAATCGGCTCGGGAATCCGCCGAGACAGCACACGTCACCGGCCACCTCATCACCGCCCACCAGTCGTACCTTCGTGCCAGTGAGTACTACCGGCAGGCGTACTACTTCCTTCGTGCCGATCTCGACGATCAGCGATTGCACGACGCCTATCACGCGCACTGCGACACCTTCCGTCACGCCATGGAACTGTTGCCGCACACCTCGGTGCCCATCGTCGCCGACGAGGTCGCGATTCCGTACGCCGACAATCGGTCCACGGTCGGCGGCCGCACCGACATTCACGCCTGGCTCTTCCGGCCGGTGACCGACCCGAATCGACTTTCTCCGACCATCGTGATGCCCTGCGGATACGACTCCACCGCCGAATCGGGATGGATCTTCGCCCAAGGCGCGCTCGCGCGTGGGTACAACGTTCTCAGCGTGGAAGGACCAGGCCAGGGAGCGTCACTCTATCTGCACCGCATCTTCTTTCGACCGGACTACGAGCACGTCCTATCGCCGATCGTCGACTGGCTGAGCGCCGCACCAAGCGTCGACCCCCAACGGATCGTCGCCATGGGCCGTTCCTTCGCCGGGTATCTCATCCCACGTGCGGTCGCCTCCGAGCCCCGCATCGTCGCGATGATCTGCGACCCCGCCCAACCCGACATGGGGGCGAAGATCCCCGGTGGCTGGAAGGGCCGTATCGCGGCACCGCTCATGACGGTACTGAGCCGGGTCAGCCGGAAACGGGCCGACTTCTTCGGTGCACGCATGGCATCCCACGGAGTGCGTACCGTTGCCGACTACCTCGCGGAACTCAGGACCTACACTATGACTGATCGGGCCGCCGACATCGGTTGTCCCACACTGATCATGGAATCTCCCGGAGATCCTGTCGGTGGGCACGGTGCGGAGCTCTACAGTGCATTGGCCGTCGAACACAAGACGATATGCACGCCCGTGGCGGGTACCGGCATCGCCGGACACTGCGGCGGCCGGGGGCAGAAAGCGTGGGACGCGGTCGTTTACGACTGGCTCGACGACTGTCTCGCAGGCGTCGATTCGGCAACCCTCGGCGCGTCCGGAGCACCACGATGATCTGTGAACCGTCCTCGACCGGGAACCTGGTGTGGGCCGGTTCATGACGTCAAGGGTTCCTGATATCGCCAGGGTCGTCGTGATCGACCCGAACCACGACCCCGCGGTCCCCATCCACTCGCACTCGGTCACCGGTCCGGAGCAGGTGAGTGCCGACCAGGGTGTTCACGACGCAGGGTAAGCCGTATTCGCGGGCTACCACGGCGCCGTGGGAGACCGAACTCCCGATGTCGGTGACCAGAGCGGCGATCACGGTGAAATACGGCGTCCATCCGACGTCGGTGACCGGCGCGACGAGGATCTCCCCGGACCGGACATCACGCGCCTCACCGATCGTCTTCGCCACTCGCACTGTGCCTTCCACGACACCTCTGCTCGCCGGTCGACCCACGATCCGATCGTCGGCGACGTCACGTTCGGCGACGGTCAGGCGCGGGGACGGACGCCCGACCGAGACGTCGTCGAATTCGAGGGAGTCCTGAAACGCCAACGCTTCTCGTCGTCGGATGGCGCTCTGTACGAGGTCGGTGATGTCCTCGGCGTCGACGACCCGCCGCAACTCGGCTCGGTCGAAGAAGAAGACGAGATCGGCGTCGGGGAGCCGTCCGCTCTCGGCGAGCACCTCGCCGAGATGGCGGTAGCCCCGCTTGAGTTGGTGGGCCATCAACGCCATCCGCGATTTCGTTTCCTCGCGTCCACGCGCGCCGCCCTGCGCCAGGCGTGCCAGGAGGCGAATCGTCGGCGAGGAGTGCTCGGGTGTCGGGGCGCGGCTCGGTTCCCGACCGGGCCGCTCGGTCGTCGATCGCACCATGACCTGCATCATCGTCCCCAGCCCGGCGGGATCGTCGGCCCAGGACGGGTCGCGCATGCACAGTTCGCGGTATCCGCGGTGGCCGTGGCGCTCCAGGAACTTCCGCAAGGCGACTCCCGCGTCCCCGGGCGCCGCCTGCAAGGCGGTGACCGCGTCTTCCGGTGTTGCGGAGAGGAATTCGTCGGCGATGGCTGTGTCGGCCGCGATCGTCTGCACGACCTCGTCGAGTTCGGCGAGCGTCTCGGCGCTCTCGACCCCCGATGCCCCTGACATGAGGCGGGCGGCCTGAGCTTTGCCCTCGTCCTCATCACGGCCGTCGGTGACCACCCGGCGAACCATCACGCTCTCGAGGACATTGGCCGCGACGGCCGCGCGTGACGATGAACGGACGTGTGTGAGCGTGATGTCGCAGTACAACTGCACGCCGTCGTCCAACTGCCGCAGCACGGCCCGTGGGTCCGAGCTGGTCGGAACACGGAAACCGGCGATGTCAGAAGGCATCCGGCGGATCGCCGGCCCCACCGTCAGCGCATGGGTGGTCAGCCTGATCGTGCTGCCGAGCTTGCGCAAGAATGGTTGTGCCGGTTTCGGTTCCAGCTCATCGACCACGCGGCCGCAGATCGAGGTCGAGAACTGTTCCAGCGAGTTCCCCAGAATCCCGGAACTCAGCGCCGTGCCCTCGGTGAGGTTGAGGAACATGTGGCCGTAGAAGTATCCGACCTGCAGCCACGGCGTGTGGTAACCCTCCTGTGCCCGCGCGACGACCTGAATCGTCTGCATCGCATAGTCGATCGCGAACCCGGACACCGATGCGGTCAACGGGCAGAACGCACCCGGCATCATCTCGCCGATGTTGCACCGCGTGTACACGTGGTCGGCGCCGGCGACGGGCGAGTCCATCTCGTTGAGATCACCCGGCAAGGTGGTGATCGGCCGGGCCTGCAGCCACCAGAGGTTGCCCGACCGGTCGATGGCCCACTCGAGGTCCATCGGCATACCCCATTCGTGTGCCGCGCGCAGCGCACCCGCCCTGATCAGGTCGATCTCCTGCGGTGACAACACCGGAGCGGCAACGTATTCCGCGACCACCGGTGCACCCTCCTTGTCGAGGACGAGGTGATCGGGAGCCGAGGTCCCGTCGACCAGCGACTCACCGAGTCCGGCGACGGCATCGATCACCATCAGGTCGCGGCGACCCGACGCCGGGTCCGCGGTGAACACCACTCCGGCGGCCCGCGCGTCGACCATTCGCTGAACGACCAGATTCATGGTTGCCGCGGTGTGACCGCTGTAGGCGGACGCGCGTGCGGAGTGCACCGAGGCGGCGCACGTGTGGATGGCCTCGGTCAAGGCGTCGATGGAGTCGACGCCGAGCACGGTGTCGTATTGGCCGGCGAAGGACTGTTCGCTCCCGTCCTCCCCGGCCGCGGAGGACCGTACGGCCACCGGAGTCGTTCCGGCGGAGGCCATCTCGCCGAACCGGGCCGTCACGCGGTCGAGAGATCCGTCCACCGAGGCATCCGCGACCACGAAACCGACCGGGACGGGCAGCCCCAGAGCGCGCAGACGTGCAAGGCCGGCGGCCTTGCCGCCGTACCGGTCGTCGGTGATGTCGTCGAACTCGACGGTGGCCGCTGTCATCGGGAACCGCCCAGCGCATCAACGATTTCCGCGAGTGCCTCGACCGCGATCGGGCGTGGCTGGTAGAGACAGATGCTGTCGGAGACACCGTCGACGCGGTCGCGGATGTGCGCGGCGATCTCGGCGGGCGTCCCGCATGCGGCGATGGTGTGCAGCATCTCGTCGTCGATGAGCGCAGCCATCTCCTGCCAACGCCCCTGTTTGGACATCGCATTGAGTTCGGGCTGCAGGTCGCCCCATCCGTGCGCGTCCAGCACAGGTCGGTATGCGGGGGTGGAACCGTAGAAGGCCAGCAACATTCGCGTCGAGGTGTGGTCGTCGTCGTGACCGGAGGCGACCGACACGATGATCTCGGGGATCACCGTGAACTCGTCCGCGCTCCGCCCGGCCCTGGCAAGGCCGTCGCGTACCGCGGGCAGCGTCGTGCCGTGCAGAAAGCGTGTGGACCCGAACGGCATCACCAACAGACCGTCGGCCACCTCGGCCGTCGCACGGGTGAGCCGAGGACCCAACGCGCCCAGATAGATCGGTGGCGGCCCATACGGGTTGGGGCCGGGGTTGAACGTCGGGGTCATCAGCGTGTGGCGATAGAACTCACCGCGGAAGTTCAATCGTTCGCCGTCGTTCCACGTCGCGAAGATCGCACGCAATGCACCGACCATCTCCGTCATGCGCTCGACCGGCCGATCGAACTCGGTACCGTAGCGTTTCTCGATCTGTGCGCGCACCTGGGTGCCGAGCCCCAGGACGAACCGTCCCTTGCTGAGCAATTGCAGGTCGTTGGCCTGGTGGGCGAGTTGAATCGGGTTGCGCGGGAAAGCGATCGCGACGTTGGACATGAGGTCGAGGCCGTCGACCGACGAGGCCAGCACCAGGGGAGTGAACACATCGAACGGCCCCTCGAAGGTGAAGACGCCGGACGCGCCGGCCTCCTTCAGGAGGTTCGCCCGGTCCACGGCGTCGGTGGGTCCGAAGAGTGCGGTCATGATCTTCATGGCGTTGCCTATCCCGCCACGTCGGTCCAGTCGGAGAAACCCGACGGATGGTGTGGGCCGATGATGCCGTGCTCGAACAGGCCGGCGCCGCGATGTTGTCGGCCGTCGGCCTCGGTGCACACCGCACTCCCGACGTGATCGATGAGGCTGAAGGGCGCGCGGGCCATCACCTGCGCGTCCGTCAGATCGAAGGTGACGCGTTCGGCGAACGGGCCCTCTTTCCACGTGCCGTGCGCCCACGTCGAATCGCCACCGTAGCCCGACCCGAAGGCAATGGGCGCGAACAACTTCGACTCGACGTCGAGTGAGATCTGCTCACCCGCGCGATTGAGGAATTCGATGTGCGCGCCGTGCGGAATCCTGGTCCCGGCGGTGTAGTGGATGGTGACCCGTACGCCGTCGAGCTGCTCGATGCGCCCGTCGCGCCACCGACGGGTGCAGTCGTAGAGACTGCGATGACCGTCGGGGTCCTCCTGCAGGATGAGGAACAATACGAAGTCGTCGAACGCCAATGGCAGGTAGAGCCACCACATTCCGCGGAAAGCGGTGTCGGGACGTCCGGGCGATTCCGGCTCGCCGACCGGCCGGATACCCCACGACCGGTCGCGGCTCGCCACACTGGTGTCGTGTTCGACGGTCAGTCGTTCGCCGTCGACGTCGATCCATCCCTCCCAGGAACCCACTTGGGCAAAGCGGCACGCCTCCAACGTGACTCGCCGCTCGGTGAGCATGGTGTGCGGCTTCTCCAGCGCTGCCGGGAACAATCCGCGCCAGGTGAGGTCGGCGGCGATGCCCTCGGTGTCCGCGAGGGTCAGATGCATCTGCTGTAGTGGCTCGACGACGTCGAGGCGATATCCGTTGACGTTCTGGTGGAGTCGGTCGTCGTCGATCGCGTCGCTCAGATGAACAGCGGTCTGGGTGTCGCCGCGGCGGACGACGAAGTAGGCGTCCTTGACGCCCAGACGCGGATAGTAGCCGATGCCGGTCAAGGCCATGAAACGGCCTTGCTGGTCGAGCACGTTGAAGTACGAGCGGTCGTAGAAGTTCCGGTCGG
Encoded proteins:
- a CDS encoding alpha/beta hydrolase family protein, whose protein sequence is MTQHLAMSDEEFDGQFSRTLQAAAVGAADLGEAHATADLIGGRYNTQRWYTHWMARAESARESAETAHVTGHLITAHQSYLRASEYYRQAYYFLRADLDDQRLHDAYHAHCDTFRHAMELLPHTSVPIVADEVAIPYADNRSTVGGRTDIHAWLFRPVTDPNRLSPTIVMPCGYDSTAESGWIFAQGALARGYNVLSVEGPGQGASLYLHRIFFRPDYEHVLSPIVDWLSAAPSVDPQRIVAMGRSFAGYLIPRAVASEPRIVAMICDPAQPDMGAKIPGGWKGRIAAPLMTVLSRVSRKRADFFGARMASHGVRTVADYLAELRTYTMTDRAADIGCPTLIMESPGDPVGGHGAELYSALAVEHKTICTPVAGTGIAGHCGGRGQKAWDAVVYDWLDDCLAGVDSATLGASGAPR
- a CDS encoding PEP/pyruvate-binding domain-containing protein; translation: MTAATVEFDDITDDRYGGKAAGLARLRALGLPVPVGFVVADASVDGSLDRVTARFGEMASAGTTPVAVRSSAAGEDGSEQSFAGQYDTVLGVDSIDALTEAIHTCAASVHSARASAYSGHTAATMNLVVQRMVDARAAGVVFTADPASGRRDLMVIDAVAGLGESLVDGTSAPDHLVLDKEGAPVVAEYVAAPVLSPQEIDLIRAGALRAAHEWGMPMDLEWAIDRSGNLWWLQARPITTLPGDLNEMDSPVAGADHVYTRCNIGEMMPGAFCPLTASVSGFAIDYAMQTIQVVARAQEGYHTPWLQVGYFYGHMFLNLTEGTALSSGILGNSLEQFSTSICGRVVDELEPKPAQPFLRKLGSTIRLTTHALTVGPAIRRMPSDIAGFRVPTSSDPRAVLRQLDDGVQLYCDITLTHVRSSSRAAVAANVLESVMVRRVVTDGRDEDEGKAQAARLMSGASGVESAETLAELDEVVQTIAADTAIADEFLSATPEDAVTALQAAPGDAGVALRKFLERHGHRGYRELCMRDPSWADDPAGLGTMMQVMVRSTTERPGREPSRAPTPEHSSPTIRLLARLAQGGARGREETKSRMALMAHQLKRGYRHLGEVLAESGRLPDADLVFFFDRAELRRVVDAEDITDLVQSAIRRREALAFQDSLEFDDVSVGRPSPRLTVAERDVADDRIVGRPASRGVVEGTVRVAKTIGEARDVRSGEILVAPVTDVGWTPYFTVIAALVTDIGSSVSHGAVVAREYGLPCVVNTLVGTHLLRTGDRVRVDGDRGVVVRVDHDDPGDIRNP
- a CDS encoding TIGR03617 family F420-dependent LLM class oxidoreductase, yielding MKIMTALFGPTDAVDRANLLKEAGASGVFTFEGPFDVFTPLVLASSVDGLDLMSNVAIAFPRNPIQLAHQANDLQLLSKGRFVLGLGTQVRAQIEKRYGTEFDRPVERMTEMVGALRAIFATWNDGERLNFRGEFYRHTLMTPTFNPGPNPYGPPPIYLGALGPRLTRATAEVADGLLVMPFGSTRFLHGTTLPAVRDGLARAGRSADEFTVIPEIIVSVASGHDDDHTSTRMLLAFYGSTPAYRPVLDAHGWGDLQPELNAMSKQGRWQEMAALIDDEMLHTIAACGTPAEIAAHIRDRVDGVSDSICLYQPRPIAVEALAEIVDALGGSR